The genomic DNA CGGGTCGGCTTGTCTAAGGCGCGGCCGCGCCGCGCCCGGGCCACATACGTTGTGTCCGCTTCCGGAAGACCACCTTGAGCTCGTCACGCCAGCGCTCGTCGATGCCCAGCAGCTCGCAATCGATCTCGGGAGAGATGTAGCGCAGCAGCGTGTCGGTCGCGGGATGCACACGCAGCGCTGGCGCCACCAGTAGCAGCAGTGGCGGGTCGGGCGAGAGTTCGCGCCTTCCTTCCAGCGCCGGGAAGTAGCCGAACTTGCGAAACTCACCGCGCTGGTGGTGCCACTGCACGCGTGCCCAGTAGTCGAGCCCCTGCAGCGGCAGGTGGATGTCTTCATCGGCCTTGAGTTCGATCACGGCGAGGCGGTTCTCGTGCGTCACACCGAGCACGTCGATCATCGCGCGATCGCTGGCCGAGAATGCCGGCACCTGTGAATACACCGGCGCGGAGAGCAGCCGCCCATCGAGCTTAGCCAAGTCGCGCGCGACCAGCGATTCCAGCCAGCGTTCCGGATGCATGCGGTAGAGCGGGTTCGTGCGGTCGGCGTGCGCCACGCGCGCCATGGCCAACATGCGCGCGAAGCGTTTGAAGTCGGCGGCAGTGTCGTCAGTCAGCAGGGTCTCCTGCGGCGGCGGGCCGAAGCTGAGCTCGGCGGCATTCTGGAACGAGCCTGGCATGGCCGCGATGCGCGCGCGCGCAAACTCGAGGCCGTGCAGGCGGTAAGCCATCTCCGTGCCGTTCAGCACCACCGCCTCGGCCTCAGGGACGATTCCGCGGACGCGCTCCGTCTGCTCGTGGAAGCGTTCGCGGGCGGCGGATTCGTCGGGCGCGCGCACCAATCGCGTTGCTACATTCCCACGATCGCGTCCATCGATCTCTTCCACCGACAGCTCGCGCTCGTTCAACTCATAAAGCGCGAACTTCGCTGCGTCGTGGTCGAGGTGGGCCATGCGCTCGCGCACGATCCCCGAGGTGCGCGGCGGCACGAATAGCTTCAGGCCTTCGACCACGCGCTTCGCCGCATCGCGGCGGCGGCAATCGTCGAGCCAGAGCAGGCCGAAGGTCAGCGCGGCGTCCACGGATGCCTGCGTTTCCTGGGTGTTCACGCCCAGCACCGCGAACGCCGAATTGCCGCGGCGCAGCAGGCCGCGCGTGTAGACGGGCCCGAAAGACTTCTCCAAGTCCATGGCGGAGGTGAGCCGCTCCGGCTTCATGTCTGGAAAAGCATTTTCCAGGGTGCGCTCGAGCAGGCGCTTGTAGGCGGTGCGCGCGGATTTCTTCGCCGTCGGCGTGCGATGGTCGCGGTCCCGGCAGATCTCGAGCTTCGCCGGCTTGGACTGGCCGAAACGCTGCACCGTGAGCCGCAACACGCGGTCTTTCTGTTCGGCTTCCACTACGCGCCGCACCGCATTGCGCTCCCCCGACCACAGGTGCAGCACGCATTTGCCGTGTTCGGCAGAGACGCTGTAGCGCGCACTGGAAAAGTCGAAGGTGATCTCGCCCTCCTCGCGCACCACGGCGGCGGGAGCTTCGCCAAGGAAGTCCTGGATCGCGCTTGCGAGCTTCTCGGGCGATGGCATTCGAGAACCCTTTTACCGCAGACGACGCTGAGAACGCAGGGAAAGGCAGGACTGTTTTGGAATCAGAACAACTTCGCCTTTGCCATCGCCCTTAAGCGCTGGCGGCGTCGGCACCGAGCGGCAGGAAGTACTGCGTCCCCTTGATCGGTTCGGAGACGCGCCGCAGCAGCTCTTGCAGGTCTTCGTGGCGGTCGACAAAATCGATCTCCGAGGTGTTCACGATGAGCAGGTCGCTCGAGGTGTAGTGAAAGAAGAAATGCTCGTAGGCGCGCGAGACTTCTTCGATGTAATCGTCGGAGATGGCGACCTCGCCGGGCGCGCCCTTCTTCTTCAGGCGCTTTTTCAGCACCTCGGGCGTGGCTTGCAGGTAGATGACCAGGTCGGGCGTGGGCAACTGCGAGCGGAAGTACTTGTAGTACTGGTCGTAAACGCGCAGCTCTTCATCGGAGAGGTTGATGTTGGCGAAGAGCTTGTCTTTTTCGATGATGTAGTCGGCGACCACCGTCTTGCGCGTGTTCGGTCCGACCTCGAGCGCGCGCAACTGCTCGAAGCGCTGGATGAGGAACGAGAACTGCGCCTGGAAAGCCGCACCGGGCTGGTCGTCGTAAAAAGCGTTGAGGAAAGGATTGTCTTCCGGCTCGGTGACGCGCTGCGCGTTCAGCCGTTCGGCGATGATCCTCGCCAAAGTGCTCTTGCCGACTCGGATGGGGCCTTCCAGCGCGATGTAACGAGGCGGCTCGAAGAAATTTGCCATGAGGTCGGTAGCGGAACTGAGCGCAGCATAGCCCGAGTGACGTGTGGTTGCAATTGCGCGATGAGTAAATACTTTTCCTCAGGCACTTCCTGTCTTCGCTTCCTGAAGCCCGGCGGCCAGACGCCCAGGCCGAAGGTAAAGTGACTTTCGTCGCCGCGCCGAATCTATTGCTAGTGCACCTTCGTACCCCCCTGTGCCCACAGGGGAAACGCTCGCCGGTTGTTAGAATAAGAAGAGCCCATGCACAGCCTGCCATTGCCGATCGCGGCCTTCCTTGCCGGAGTGCTTTCGTTCCTCTCGCCCTGCGTGTTGCCGCTGGTGCCCGGATACATCTCGCTCATCTCCGGAGTGAGCGTGGAAGAGTTGCAGGCGGGCAACAAGTCGCTGAAGCGCAAGGTGCTGCTGCACGCCATCCTCTTCGTCCTCGGATTTAGCGTGGTGTTCATCGCCTTTGGCGCGGCCGCCACCGGCATCGGACAAGTCCTCGGACGCTACAAGGAATGGATCCTCTACGTTGCCGGCGTGGTCATCATCCTTTTCGGATTGCACCTCACCGGCCTGCTGCGCATCCCCTTCCTCTATCGCGATGCCCGCCTGAACAGCGTGAAGACCGAGCCTTCGCCCGCGGGCTCGTTCCTGCTCGGCTTCGCCTTCGCCTTCGGATGGAGCCCCTGCATCGGCCCCATCCTTGCCGCCGTATTGAAGTTCGCCGCCGACCAGGAGACCGTGGCCCGGGGCATCATGCTGCTCGCCGTATACTCGCTCGGCCTCGCCGTGCCGTTCCTGATCACCGCGCTGGCCGTCGATTGGTTCATGCACTTCTACGGCAAGTTCCGCGTGCATCTGCATAAGGTCGAGGTGGCGAGCGGTGTGCTGCTTATCTGCCTCGGCGTGCTAGTGTTCTACGGCAAGTTCGGGCTGTTGAATGTGTGGCTCAACAAGGTTCCCATCTTCCGGACGCTAACGGAGAAGTTTCTGTGAAGCGCAACTCCATCGTGATGGTCGTCGTGATCCTCACCGTCGCCGGCATGCTCGTGATGGGCCGTCGCATGGCGCGGCAGTCCAGCTTCGGGCTGGCGCCGCAGGCCGCGACCCTGCCCGCGGACGTGAAGGGCGCGGTTGCACCTGACTTCCAGCTCAAGTCGCTCAGCGACAGCCAGGGCAAGCCGGTAAAGCTCTCCGGCTATCGCGGCAAGGCCGTGGTGCTGAATTTCTGGGCGACGTGGTGCGGGCCGTGCAAGATCGAGATGCCGTGGTTCGCCGAGCTGCAGAAGCAATACGGGCCGCAGGGTCTCGAAGTCGTGGGCGTGGCCCAGGACGACGCCAGTGAAGACACGATCCGCCAGTTCGCCAGGGAGACAGGCGCGGATTACACCATCCTGCAAGGCGGGAACGCCATCGGCGACGCGTATGGCGCGCAGTTCCTGCCCACCACCATCTACATCGGACGCGACGGCAAGATCATCGACAAGGTGGTGGGACTGGTGAGCAAGAGCGAGATCGAAGACAATATCAAGAAGGCCTTAGCGACCAAGGGAACGGCGACACCGTGAAACTGCGGGCGCTCCAGCTCGGGATGGCACTGGTTTTTGGGGTGCTCGGCGGGGCGGCGCTCGGCGGGGCGGCGCTCGCCGCCGCGCAGTCGCTCGCGCCTGGCGTCGCTCCCCCATCCAATGACCACTTCATCTCCATGGCGCCGGCGAAGAAGCTGGCCGTCGCGGCCGGCAAGCCGGCCATCCTCGAGCTCGACTTCCGCGTGCAGCGAGGGATGCACGTGAACTCGAGCGCGCCGAAGTCGGAGTTCCTTATTCCCACGAAGATCCGCTTCATGCCGCCCACCGACCTCATGGTCGGCAGAGTCGCGTATCCCGCAGGCGAAGAGCTGGCGCTCGCCTTCTCGCCCAAGGACAAGCTGAGCGTCTACTCCGGCGACTTTCGCATCACGGCGCAGGTCAGCGCGTCGCGCTCGGCGACCACGGGACCGTACACCGTCCATGGCGAGCTGAAATATCAAGCCTGCAATGACAAAGCCTGCTTCCCGCCCAAGACGCTGCCCATCGTCTTCAACGTGGTGGTGGGGAAGCCGCAGATATCGCGCGATGCTGTGGTGCAGTCGGGTCCGAAGTCCACGCAGAAGAATCCGCCGCAGAGCCCGCACATCCACCGCTAGTCCGGGAAAGAGTCCCGGCAAGAACCTACTCGCTTCGCACCGCCATCGTCTCATCCACGACGAAGCGCGTTGGCGTGCCTGCCGGCGCCGCGCCGGAGTATGTTGCCATCACCTTGAAGTTGAGCTCGCCGATGTCGGTAGAGAACGTCCAGCCCAGCCGGCGCGTCTTCACCATGCTCAACTCACCGGCGGACACGAGCTCGTCGAGCGAGGCGTACCTTCCCTGCGACGCCATGTGCGCCCGCTCCGCCTGCGCGATGGAGAGCAGGTCGTTCTTGATGCCGGCGACGTCGATGGTGGAGTGCGGGCTGCCACCGGCGCCTTCGGCCTGCGCCGCCGGCGATGAAGCGCTCTGCACCTGCTTCATGTAGATCACCGCGCCGAGGGCCACCACGATGATCAGTCCGATGAATCCGAGAGAGCGAGACATAAGCCCTCCTCGCTAAGCAGACTCTACACCGCTCACGAAAATGAAAACAGTGAGGATAGGAAGGAAGGGAGGTTTCTATATTTCTAAGTGAAGAAAAAGAAAAACCTCCTCTCCTCCCCTCCTCCTGTTTTGGTTTACTGGTTGCGCTTCTCCGCCTTCGCCCAACTGTCTTTCAGCGCCACCGTACGATTGAACACCAGCTTACCGGGCTTTGTTTCGGGGTCCACGCAGAAGTATCCCAGGCGCTCGAACTGGAAGCGCTCACCCGGCTTCGCGCCCGCGAGCGCGGGCTCGAGCTTGGCGCCGGAGACGACCTCGAGCGACTGCGGATTCAGATTCGCGGTGAAGTCCTGGCCTTCCTCGACCTGGTTTGGATCAGGCTTGGTGAAGAGCTTGTCGTAGAGCCGAACTTCGACCTCAGCCCCGACCGCGTGCTGTGCCGACACCCAATGGATGGTCGCCTTCACCTTGCGTCCGTCGGGCGGATTGTTGCCGCCGCGCGTCGCCGGATCGTAGGTTGCGTGGACTTCGACCACCTCGCCTTGCGCATTCTTCACCACGCTGGTCGCGGTGACGAAATATCCATAGCGCAGGCGCACCTCGCGTCCGGGAGAGAGGCGGTAGTAGCCCTTGGGCGGGTCTTCTTTGAAATCGTCTTGCTCGATGTAGAGCTCGCGCGCGAATGGCACTTTGCGCGACCCGGCAGCGGCGTCTTCGGGATTGTTGACCGCGTCCATCTCCTCGACCTGGCCCTCGGGATAATTGTCGATGACCAGCTTCAGTGGAAGCAGCACCGCCATCGCCCGCCGCGCGCGCTGGTTCAGGTCTTCGCGGACGAAGTGCTCGAGCATGGCGAAGTCCGTGGTGCCGTTCGTTCGCGAGACGCCGACCGCGCCCACGAACGTGCGGACGGCCTCCGGCGTGTAGCCGCGCCGGCGGATGCCGCTCAGCGTGGGCATGCGCGGATCATCCCAGCCGGTGACGCGCTTCTCCTGCACCAGCTGCAGCAGCTTGCGCTTGCTGAGCAGCGTGTAGGTGAGGTTCAGCCGGTCGAACTCGATCTGCTGCGCAGGGAAGATGCCGAGCTGCTCGATGTACCACCGGTAGAGCGGCTGATGGTCGGCAAACTCGAGCGTACACATCGAATGCGTCACACGCTCGAGCGAATCGGACTGCCCGTGCGCGTAGTCGTACATCGGATAGATGCACCACTTCGTGCCCGTCCGATGATGCTCGGCGTGCAGGATACGGTACATCACCGGGTCGCGCAGGTTGATGTTGGGCGCGGCCATGTCGATCTTGGCGCGCAGCACCTTCGCGCCGTTGGGGAACTCGCCCTTGCGCATGCGTTCGAACAGGTCGAGGTTCTCTGCGACCGGCCGGTCGCGATACGGGCTGTTCGTTCCGGACGAAGTCAGCGTCCCACGATACTCGCGGATCTGGCCGGCGGTAAGGTCGTCCACGTAGGCTTTGCCCTTCTTGATGAGCTCCACCGCCCAGTCATGCAGCTGGCCGAAGTAGTCGGAGGCGTAGAACAAGCCCTCCCACTCGAAGCCGAGCCAGCGAACATCGGCCATGATCGAGTCCACGTACTCCTGCTCTTCTTTTTCCGGATTGGTGTCGTCGAAGCGCAGGTTGGTCTTGCCGCCGAATTCGTCGGCGAGCCCAAAGTCCAGGCAGATGGCCTTGGCGTGCCCGATGTGGAGATATCCGTTGGGCTCGGGAGGAAAGCGCGTCTGGATGGCGGCCTCGCCAAACTTCTTCGCTTCGAGATCGCGGATGATGATGTCGCGAATGAAGTTCGAGGGCTTCGGCTCGGCGGCCGGCGTCTCGGTCGCGGGTTTGATGGGATCGGTCATTTCACCTGCGGTGATTCCTTCGGCAATCTTTCCAGCGCCTTTTCGATGCGCTCCAGCGTCACCTCACGCCCCAGCACCGTCAGCGTCTCGAACAATCCCGGTGACGCTGTGCGTCCGGTGACAGCAACGCGGATAGGCGTGAACATCTGTCCTGCCTTCACGCCCAACTCCTGCGCCGCGGCGCGCAGCGCCTGATCCAGCAGATCGTGCGCGAACTCGGTCTGCGCGAGCACCTCGCGCGCCTTCTCCAGGACCTTCTTCGCCATCGCGAGGTCGCCCTTCTGCGGGACGAGCAGAGCAGTGTCATACGGGGCAAGGTCTTTGCGGAAGAAGAAATCTGCGACCGTCAGCACGTCCGAGAGCAGCCGGATGCGCTCGCGGATGAGCGGCGTGATCAGCTTCATCTTCCCGAGGTCAACGTCGTAGCCCGCCCCCCGCGTCGTTTTTGAAGTAACGATGGCCAGCAGCCGCTCCGCCAGCTCATCCACCGGCATGGCCTGGATGTACTTCGCGTTCAGCCAGACCGCCTTGGGGTCGAACTGGTCTTCAGAATGAACTGCGGGCGACGTGGCGGCCGGCTCCTTGAAGTTCACCACCGCGTTCGCGCGGTTGATGTTCTCGAGCGTGAACGCTTGCGTGAGCTCGTCGAGCGACATGAACTCACGGTCGTCCTTCGGCGACCACCCCAGCAGGCAGAGGAAGTTGATGAAGGCTTGCGGCAG from Acidobacteriota bacterium includes the following:
- a CDS encoding deoxynucleoside kinase, which translates into the protein MANFFEPPRYIALEGPIRVGKSTLARIIAERLNAQRVTEPEDNPFLNAFYDDQPGAAFQAQFSFLIQRFEQLRALEVGPNTRKTVVADYIIEKDKLFANINLSDEELRVYDQYYKYFRSQLPTPDLVIYLQATPEVLKKRLKKKGAPGEVAISDDYIEEVSRAYEHFFFHYTSSDLLIVNTSEIDFVDRHEDLQELLRRVSEPIKGTQYFLPLGADAASA
- a CDS encoding cytochrome c biogenesis protein CcdA — its product is MHSLPLPIAAFLAGVLSFLSPCVLPLVPGYISLISGVSVEELQAGNKSLKRKVLLHAILFVLGFSVVFIAFGAAATGIGQVLGRYKEWILYVAGVVIILFGLHLTGLLRIPFLYRDARLNSVKTEPSPAGSFLLGFAFAFGWSPCIGPILAAVLKFAADQETVARGIMLLAVYSLGLAVPFLITALAVDWFMHFYGKFRVHLHKVEVASGVLLICLGVLVFYGKFGLLNVWLNKVPIFRTLTEKFL
- a CDS encoding TlpA family protein disulfide reductase; this encodes MKRNSIVMVVVILTVAGMLVMGRRMARQSSFGLAPQAATLPADVKGAVAPDFQLKSLSDSQGKPVKLSGYRGKAVVLNFWATWCGPCKIEMPWFAELQKQYGPQGLEVVGVAQDDASEDTIRQFARETGADYTILQGGNAIGDAYGAQFLPTTIYIGRDGKIIDKVVGLVSKSEIEDNIKKALATKGTATP
- a CDS encoding protein-disulfide reductase DsbD N-terminal domain-containing protein, giving the protein MALVFGVLGGAALGGAALAAAQSLAPGVAPPSNDHFISMAPAKKLAVAAGKPAILELDFRVQRGMHVNSSAPKSEFLIPTKIRFMPPTDLMVGRVAYPAGEELALAFSPKDKLSVYSGDFRITAQVSASRSATTGPYTVHGELKYQACNDKACFPPKTLPIVFNVVVGKPQISRDAVVQSGPKSTQKNPPQSPHIHR
- a CDS encoding glutamine--tRNA ligase/YqeY domain fusion protein, with translation MTDPIKPATETPAAEPKPSNFIRDIIIRDLEAKKFGEAAIQTRFPPEPNGYLHIGHAKAICLDFGLADEFGGKTNLRFDDTNPEKEEQEYVDSIMADVRWLGFEWEGLFYASDYFGQLHDWAVELIKKGKAYVDDLTAGQIREYRGTLTSSGTNSPYRDRPVAENLDLFERMRKGEFPNGAKVLRAKIDMAAPNINLRDPVMYRILHAEHHRTGTKWCIYPMYDYAHGQSDSLERVTHSMCTLEFADHQPLYRWYIEQLGIFPAQQIEFDRLNLTYTLLSKRKLLQLVQEKRVTGWDDPRMPTLSGIRRRGYTPEAVRTFVGAVGVSRTNGTTDFAMLEHFVREDLNQRARRAMAVLLPLKLVIDNYPEGQVEEMDAVNNPEDAAAGSRKVPFARELYIEQDDFKEDPPKGYYRLSPGREVRLRYGYFVTATSVVKNAQGEVVEVHATYDPATRGGNNPPDGRKVKATIHWVSAQHAVGAEVEVRLYDKLFTKPDPNQVEEGQDFTANLNPQSLEVVSGAKLEPALAGAKPGERFQFERLGYFCVDPETKPGKLVFNRTVALKDSWAKAEKRNQ